The following are encoded in a window of Panicum virgatum strain AP13 chromosome 5N, P.virgatum_v5, whole genome shotgun sequence genomic DNA:
- the LOC120673378 gene encoding uncharacterized protein LOC120673378 isoform X1, with the protein MAGDDPGDPGGAGEDRGGRALATGAHGAGLGAPPLAAILAARADCAGARARARATGLAAGEEASASGPQPMAAADVRGPPKKRKGTRTTNQGSIVPWEDEAPAASMSFPPPSQTLESTTSTKRKNVVSCSEASKTQSLGISSKKMGNHGNSTSAA; encoded by the exons ATGGCGGGCGATGACCCTGGCGACCCTGGCGGTGCGGGCGAGGACCGTGGCGGCCGCGCCCTGGCCACGGGCGCGCACGGCGCGGGCTTGGGGGCGCCACCCCTGGCCGCCATCCTGGCCGCGAGAGCCGACTGCGCgggggcacgggcacgggcacgggccaCCGGCCTGGCCGCGGGAGAGGAGGCGTCGGCGTCGGGGCCGcagcccatggccgccgcggatGTGAG AGGACCaccaaagaagagaaaaggtacAAGAACAACTAATCAAGGTTCCATTGTGCCATGGGAGGATGAAGCTCCAGCGGCTTCTATGTCGTTTCCACCACCAAG TCAAACCTTGGAGAGTACTACTAGTACCAAGAGAAAAAATGTTGTCTCCTGTTCTGAAGCATCCAAAAC CCAAAGCTTGGGCATTTCAAGTAAAAAGATGGGAAATCATGGGAACTCTACCTCTGCAGCGTAA
- the LOC120673378 gene encoding uncharacterized protein LOC120673378 isoform X2: protein MAGDDPGDPGGAGEDRGGRALATGAHGAGLGAPPLAAILAARADCAGARARARATGLAAGEEASASGPQPMAAADVRGPPKKRKGTRTTNQGSIVPWEDEAPAASMSFPPPSQSLGISSKKMGNHGNSTSAA, encoded by the exons ATGGCGGGCGATGACCCTGGCGACCCTGGCGGTGCGGGCGAGGACCGTGGCGGCCGCGCCCTGGCCACGGGCGCGCACGGCGCGGGCTTGGGGGCGCCACCCCTGGCCGCCATCCTGGCCGCGAGAGCCGACTGCGCgggggcacgggcacgggcacgggccaCCGGCCTGGCCGCGGGAGAGGAGGCGTCGGCGTCGGGGCCGcagcccatggccgccgcggatGTGAG AGGACCaccaaagaagagaaaaggtacAAGAACAACTAATCAAGGTTCCATTGTGCCATGGGAGGATGAAGCTCCAGCGGCTTCTATGTCGTTTCCACCACCAAG CCAAAGCTTGGGCATTTCAAGTAAAAAGATGGGAAATCATGGGAACTCTACCTCTGCAGCGTAA